From the Asterias amurensis chromosome 1, ASM3211899v1 genome, the window TTatttaactttaaaggcactgggcacgtttagtaattgtcaaagaccagtattctcacttggtgtatcccaacattgcacaaaataacaaacctgtaaaagtttaagctaaattggtcaaatcaaattacaatttgcaggagaaaaatgaaagaaaaccaccCTTGGTGCAgtacttgtgtgctttcagatgtatagTAATAGGGCTCagtgaagtcttttattatttgagtgagaaattgcctctttctcaaaaactatgtgtTATTTCAGatagagccgtttctcacaatgttttatactatcattagctctccattgctggttaccaagtaagttgttatgctaaataattattttgagtaataaccaatattgtccagtgccttttatcaATGAGTCAATCAGAAAGAGTTGTCATGAAAATGATACTTAAAGTGTAAAGTACTTGAAGTGTAAAGAGGGAAAAAGTGCTGTTGAGATTTGACAATTGTTGAATTTACTTTTACATTTCAGATTATTGCATTTGATGAGTTGAAGACAGATTACAAGAATCCTATCGACCAATGCAACAGTCTGAATCCGGTAGGAACATGTACATAGTTCATATTACACTCTGACTACACAACTCATTACTCTACTCTTTACTTCAAAGGGTATCCTAAggcaatctgggcccaatttcatggctctgcttaccgttggTACTGCATTTAGCATTACCATTCTCAGCTTACtatgcaagcgctgaatttctacGCTAACTGAGTAAGTGAAGAACTCCTAGTAATGTGGTATACACATGCGCATAAGCTAAAAGCTTTCAGTCTGATTGAAAAAGTTGTTGAGTAGAAAATCTTAGTTTTAAATCAGTTGCTAAACAATCTTAGATATTTGATTCACTCAACAGTCTTTTGGTTTGTTCTGGAGTCATGTGCTTCATCAACCGCTGTGAGCTTAATGAAACATGCCCCTGGAGTCATGTGCTTCATCAATCGCTGTGAGCTTAATGAAACATGCCCCTGGAGTCATGTGCTTCATCAACCGCTGTGAGCTTAATGAAACATGcccttttgtattgtattgtattgtattgttctTTCAGAGTACAAAATGTCAGATGGGAAATAAAAGATAAAATCACTTTGTTTATGTTATTCATATCTTAACAGCTTGTACTACCAGAGTATATTGTGCACATTTTCTACAATGTCCTATTCTTGGCAGCTGGACAGTTTGGGACGTTAGCTTTCAATATTCCTTTGATTGCGTATCATATTTACAGGTAAGCAAAACGGGGTTCTGATAACCATTAGTCAATTTGATTATTGATTTGTATCTTCAACTTCATATGTAATGTTTGATATAGTGCTGggtgaatagtgaaattttggtattctgttaccgctggccaactatccaaaaATTAACcgaatatttgaatttttttttttcgccgatagagggcgctatttcaaaaaaataaaattaaaatatttaaaatatttttttttgctgctagagggcgctgtttgtttgtaatgagatcttatgggcgaattgatattagttttagacagtgtcacttggttcattcataaaaataactggatctaatttaaagatggcgttTTGCTAATTCTTTTGattgtgattgactctacgtgaaggaaaactttcgtaatctttgaacaattacgtcagaaatgtcattgttttaactcttcacggaggtgagcatagttaaatacttaatttatgctgttttatgctgtcatAATAGAAGTTTCTTAGCGATTccgacaaaacattcctatcagttgtcgcccgacgtccgcggatatttggatattaaagaatatccggttacttggttgtaattacaggactgtccggtttataaataggtattcgcgcccattacagatatccggttaagaaaaaaaaggcattcacgGTTACGAATAGGAAAAggtattcgccattaaccggatattcaaattattcgcccaggcctagtttgATGTACCCCAAACATGCTAAGACTATGCAGCAGAATTCCTCACAGGGACATTTGCCACTTTCAAGAAAAGTGTATTAGATtgattaaccctcctactcttacTCTTGGTGACATTTTCCAGCATTTTGACCAACAATTTGAAACTATTGAACTGATTTGCAACTGCGGTTTGGGTACTATTGCTTGAACTTTTTTGGGTGGGGATTCCTTATAGTGTTGTGCCTGATCCCATAGTAAGCATAAAGTGTAGTCCTCAGTGCAACAGATTCAAACAAAGCATGCAGTTAGTAGGGTTTGGAAGTGTTGGGGACAGTTTGGGGTCAATATGACCGGATTGATATCCTTGTATAATCTTGCTACCCCTCTATTTAGATATTTTGATTGGTATAGAGTATACCTTATAGATCTTGTATTATCTTGCTACCCCTCTATTTAGATATGCCGATTGGTATAGAGTATACCTTATAGATCTTATATTATCTTGCTACCCCTCTATTTAGATATGCCGATTGGTATAGAGTATACCTTATAGATCTTGTATTATCTTGCTACCCCTCTATTTAGATATGCCGATTGGTATAGAGTATACCTTATAGATCTTGTATTATCTTGCTACCCCTCTATTTAGATATGCCGATTGGTATAGAGTATACCTTATAGATCTTGTATTATCTTGCTACCCCTCTATTTAGATATGCCGATTGGTATAGAGTATACCTTATAGATCTTGTATTATCTTGCTACCCCTCTATTTAGATATGCCAACAGGCCAGTAATGAGCTCGCCAGGATTGTATGATCCAACAACAATCATGAACGCTGATGTCTTGTCAAGGTGTATGAGAGAAGGATGGATCAAACTGGCATTTTATCTCATTTCATTCTTTTACTATCTCTACAGGTGAGTTGCTTAGTTTATTATTGCTATAGAAAAGGAAAATAGTTGTTTATGTCTTTGTCAGTCCTGGTGCTTTAATTCTCCTTTGAGCTTTGTTCTTCCTGTTCAATTGTGTACAGTATATTGCTGATTATCTCAGGAAAAACCATATCAAATTTACCGCTTTTATAGTTCTTCTTTGATTGAATGACTGTTTTGTGTTACTTCTGTCATCTGCATGGATTAAGGCATACCAACTGAGTTCCGAAGGAGATAGCTCATTCCAAAATCAtttcttttaaagttttgggAAAAGTGCACAAGGTTTCTTGATGAAGCGTGGGttagtttgattatttgttatgatttgttccttttatttttcacaCTCTGCATAGTAATTGAC encodes:
- the LOC139939077 gene encoding protein cornichon homolog 1-like yields the protein MAFTFVAFCYLLAMLLAAVLIFFAIFHIIAFDELKTDYKNPIDQCNSLNPLVLPEYIVHIFYNVLFLAAGQFGTLAFNIPLIAYHIYRYANRPVMSSPGLYDPTTIMNADVLSRCMREGWIKLAFYLISFFYYLYSMIYVLVSS